TTCTGCACGGCAGCAGTTAGGACTGGATGCCCTTTAAAgatctcttcctactctaggattctatagttctattattattattattctatagttctattgttgttgtttttgataagcaaaggctgcatggccatctgtcaggggtgctttgattatgttctttctgcatggcagcagttaggactggatgccctttaaagatctcttcctactctaggattctatagttctattattattattaatattattattattattctatagttctattattatggttgttgttgttaagcaaaggctgcatggccatctgtcaggggtgctttgattgtgttctttCTGCATGGCAGCAGTTAGGACTGGATGCCCTTTAAAGATCTCTTCCTACTCTGGGATTCTAtagttaaattattattattataattattattattatatagttctattattgttgttgttgttgttaagcaaaggctggatggccatctgtcagtggtgctttgctTGTGTTCTTCTTGcatgacaaggggttggactaggtggcccacgcggtctcttccaattctattattcattaagcagaggctggaaggccatctgtcgggggtactttgattgtgctcttcttgcatggcaagggttggactaggtggcccattcAGTCTCTTACAATTCaattattttgattattattcattaagcagagactgggtggccatttgtcaggtgtgctttgattgtgctcttcctgcgaggcaggaggttagactagatggcccatgtggttgcttcaaactgtaagattctgtgattctaaatcAAAACTCAAGATCGAATGTTGACCGGGGAGGCCTTCTGCCTTCTGCTTCAACTGGGGCTTATATGCCGACAGTTCCTTTAGGTGCTATGGAATCTCTGCCTTTGGCAGGTTCTTTGCGTCTTCTTTTGTGGACTATGGGAAGGGGGTCCTTTGGGTGATGGTCAGCACTGAGATTCTGGTTGGTTGTATTCAGTGGGACCTTAATGATGTCCGAAGAGGCCGTGGATTGTAGGGGAGAAGGCTACTCTGGTGGAGATCTGGACCCAAACCGTGTGGCGGTTGGGGTCTTACTTCcgaaaagaggagggggagaaagtgaaggtgccacccccagttccttgaGACAGGGGTCTGGGGGGCTTGGCTGGGCGGCTCACTGTGACCCACTGCTCTCCCTCTGCAGTGGAGGAGGCCTCAGCCAGCCAGGATGACTCTGACAACAGCGTCTCCGAGAGCCTGGACGATTGTGACTACTCTGTGGCTGAGATCAGCCGCTCCTTCCGCTCCCAGCAGGAGCTCTGCGAGCAGCTCAACATCAACCACATGATCCAGAGGATCTTCCTCATCACCTTGGACAACAGTAAGTATTGAGGCCGATCGGGAAAACATCTGAAGCCGGCAAGGTTCTGATCAGACTCCCCTTGAGATTCATGGTACTGTTACagagaaggtcaagagcttggctgccaagattatggcaaaacATGTTCTAGGAGAGGGGAATTTCTTTCCCCAAGTGACTTTTGAAGTTGGAGAAAAGGAGCAGGTAGTGAGACAAGATGTGTGCCGTCAGGTGGACACCCCACCCCCAAGTTCCAAAGTGCTCTCACCCCTTCCTGGTTTGGTTTCGTCTCTTGGAAAATATAGTAAACACAACTCTGCAGAGATCtcgtttccttcccttctctgccATAAAGGTATCTCCTGAAATTGcccatgctttatttatttatcatctcagaagcagaggatacagttgtaatgaattcaaaaacacaaagttaaaaaacttggcattatagtgAATGCCCTTTGACcggtagctggccatttggagtgcctctagtgttgctataagaaggtcctctgttgtgcatgtagcagggctcaggctgcattgcagtaggtggtctctggtttgctcttctccacacttccaTGTCGTGGACTGCACTTTGTGGCCatattttttaaggttagctctgcttCTCATGGTGCCTTCccagtcgtccagtcttctgtgtgcccaagagggagtttctcatctggcatcaaccactgattgaggttccaggttttagcctgccacttttggactcttgcttgctgaggtgttcctgggagtatctctgtagatcttagaaaactatttctggatttaaggcagtggttctcaacctggggtccccagatgtttttggcctacaactcccagaaatcccagctagtttgcctgctgttaggatttccgtgagttgtaggccaaaaacatctggggaccccaggttgagaaccactgatttaaggcattggtatgctggctgatatccaaataggGAACAGGCCAGTTCacagtgtcataggctgctgacaggtctatgaagaccacccctgtaatctgctgcctttcaaagccgtcttctatgtgttgagtcaggttcaacacttgcgatgtgcagcttttgcctttcctgaagccagcttgctgtggaatcagacatggtgctggttttaacctataaagctctatacggttctggcccagcttacttgtccgaacgcatctgcatctgcgtcccacctcgtaacttaagatcatccggggaggccctgctctcgctcccgccaacaTCGCAAACGCAACTGACGGGGACGAGAGATGGGACCTTCTCGgttgtagccccccgcctgtggaatggcttccaaatgaaatacgatcgaccccatccctcctggcgttcaggaagaaattaaaatcttggttttgggaccaggctttcggacagtaaacataaagcagcactttgattggaaatggattggcaaggCGATAAAGATGAggatactgttttattgttctatcagtgggtttgtggactgagtattgttttcAATTAATGACTGTTAttataatttggttataattaattgctatttttttaactttgtatgtatttatggttttatactgtgttattaatttgtgacatcaaattgctgcctatgttagctgctctgagtccccctccctggggggttgagaagggcggggtaaataaaatgggtctattttttccataattctatgcaaattaAGTCTCCCCCAAGCTGTGATGTGTGGGAGGGAGTGCAGGTTCCCATGAGGGGTGCTTATTGAGGCACGTAGAACAATTGTTGTTTTGGTGATTCCCAACTTGTAGGTGACCCCAGCCTGAAAAGCGGCAATGGGATCCCCGCCCGCTGCGTGTACTTGGAGGAAATGGCCAATGACCTGGAGGACCAGGACTGGCTGGACATGGAGAATGTGGAGCAGGTGCCTGTGGGGCTTGTTGGGGTTGCTGTGGGTTAAGCGGGCAGAGGCTCCGGCCTTGACCACAGAGTTTCTCAGAGGACTTTTGAGTCTCGCTGCAGCCAAAAGGCAGATCCAGTGGTCAGAAACGTGGCAGTGGTGAGGAAGCTGTCATGGCAGGGCTTTATTTTTGAGGTTGTTCTGTCTGTCCAGGCCCTCTTCAACCGACTGCTGCTTCAGGAACCTGGAAACCATCTCATCAACATGACCTCGGCCGGTATCCAGAACCTCTCGGCTGAGAGAGATGCAGGCGAGAAGCACATCCTCCGCTACCTCTTTGCCTGCTTCCAGAGGGCCAAGGAGGAGGTCAGTCCAGCTTCCCTTCCCCAATCTGGCTTCTTGCCGGCTTGAGCAAAACAGAGCAGCCCAGGGATaggtgcctccctccctcctctcttgttCTAGATAACCAAAGTGCCAGAGAACCTGCTGCCCTTCGCAGTGCGCTGCCGGAACCTGACCGTGTCCAACACCCGCACCGTCTTCCTCACCCCGGAGATTTACGTCAACCAGAATGTCTACGAACAGCTACTGGACTTGATGCTGGAGTCCCTCAGAGGAGCTTGTGAGTTGCAAAGGCAGAGCCAAGGCTCTTGGGGAAACGTCCTGTGAGGGTTCGTCTCTCAAACAGACCTCCtcctgcctctttctccttgcagACTTCGAAGAGGTGACGGAGTTCCTGGAGGAAGTGATCGAGGTTATCGTTGCGGACGAGGAAGTGCGGACCTTTGAGGAAGTGATGGTGCCCGTCTTTGACATCCTCTTGGGACGGATCCGGGAGCTGCACCTTTGCCAGATCCTGCTGTACTCCTACCTGGACCTGATCCTGTACTTCACCAGGCAGAAGGAGATCGCGGCGGTGAGCACTGGGCAGCCCTTTCCCATCCAGGTCCCATTCAGAGGGTGATTCCCTTGTTCCCTGAGCTGAGGGTCAAGCCCTTGAGCTCTCTGCAGCCTTCCCACTAGGATGCTGGTCACAGAGGAGGCACTTTCGCCATGAATATCATCACCATGATATGGTTATCTACTTCCTGGATTTCCTTTCTGTGGGAAaggaagtacaggcagtccccaagttataaacaagatagggtctgtaggtttgttctgaagttgaatttgtgtgtaattTGTTTAGTGCCTCTTGAATGTGTGCCAGGCCCCAGTTTGCACATTTTGcgccttttagaagttgtttagtGCCTCTTAAGTGTGTGCCAGGCCCCGTTTTGCACATTTTgtgtcttttattttttaaattttaaattattacatttggcccggccatgggttttttaaatgctgtgtgttactgtttattgtttatttcttattttttgtttgtgtgattcatattaattgtattgtattgattacttttgtttattgtttttgtttattgatgtgctgtgggcttggcctcatatacgccgcaccgagtcccttggggagatggtagcggggtatgaataaagttattattattattattattattattattattagccgtcccctgccacacattgctgtggcccacatgggggttctgtgtgagaggtttggcccaattatatcattggtggggttcagaatgctctgtgattgtaggtgaactgtaaatcccagcaactacaactcccaaatatcaagattctagtttcctcaaactccaccagtgttcatatttgggcatattgagtatttgtgtagagttttgtccagatccatccttgtttgagtccacagggctctctggatgtaggtgaactacaactccaaaactaaagaacactgcccaccaaacccttccagtattttctattgatcatgggagaactgtgtgccaagtttggttcaattacatcattggtggtgttcataatgctctttgattgtaggtgaactataaatcccagcaactacaactcccaaatgtcaagattctagtttcctcaaactctgccagtgttcacatttgggcatattcagtatttgcgtagagtttggtccagatccatcattgtttgaatccacagtgatctctggatgtaggtgaactataactccaaaaccaaaggacactgcccaccgaatccttccagtatattctgttggtcatgggagaactgtgtgccaagtttggttcaattccatcattggtgtagttcagaatgctctttgattgtaggtgaactatgaatcccagcaactacaactcccaaatgacaaaatcaatttttttgagggaaggacatacattgggttgttaggtgtcttgtgtccaaatttggtgtcaattcgtccagtggtttttgagttctgttaatcccacaaacgaacattacatttttatttatatcgattatTCTGATGACTGGCCCTTGccacttgctttccttccttcagatttTTGTGGAATACATCCAGCCCAAGGACCCAGCCAACGGGCAGCTCTACCAGAAGACCCTCCTGGGAGCCCTCCTGAGCATCTCCTGCTTGCTGAAGACCCCTGGGGTGGTGGAGAACCACGGCTACTTCTTGAACCCCTCCCGGTCCAGCCCCCAGGAGATCAAAGTCCAGGAGTCCAATATCCACCAGGTGAGGCTTCACAGACCCTGCCCTGGCTTGGTGCGTATCAGGTAAGACCCAAAGGGCACTGGAAATGTGTTGGAATGCGGGAGGGAGCTTTGGGCTAAGGAAGCATGAGGAAGAGGCCCACAGGGACGCAGCAAGGCTGTCCTCTCTTGGTCGCAGTTCATGGCCCAGTTCCATGAGAAGATCTACCAAGTGCTGAAGAACCTGCTCCAGCTCTCGCCGCAGACCAAGCACCGGATCCTGTCCTGGCTGGGGAACTGCCTGCAAGCCAACGCGGGCCGCACCAAGATCTGGGCCAACCAGATGCCGGAGATCTTCTTCCAGATGTACGCCTCGGACGCCTTCTTCCTGAACCTGGGGGCCGCCCTCCTCCGCCTCTGCCAGCCCTTCTGCAAGCCCCGCTCTCCCCGGCTGCTGACCTTTGACCCCACCTACTGCGCCCTGAAGGAGCTGAACGAGGAGGAGCAGAAGAGCAGGAACGTGCACATCAGGGGTGAGTGGCCCTCTTCTCCATCTGAGCCAAGAGAAGGTGTCCCGCTTCTGAGAGTCAGTGGAGAAGCCTTTCCGTTTCTCTTCCTCAAGGTTTGGAGAAGGAAACCTGCCTGATCCCGTCCACAGTGGAGCCCGAGTTCGCCCCCAGCTACAACCTGGTGACAGAGAACCTGGTCCTGACGCAGTATACGCTCCACCTGGGATTTCACAGGTACAGGGTCCCTTGTAGGTGGGAACGGTAAGCGTGGCAGGCTCCTTTCAGCTTCAGCAACTGAGAGTGTCGTTCTCTTGGCTTTGGGACAGGCAAAGCggcctatttgtttatttatttatttatttccaagatTAATATATGCTTTAATATCAAAatgtacatctatataaataaaaatgtaatgttcgtttgtgggattaacttaactcaaaaaccactggacgaactgacaccaaattcggacacaagacacctatcaggccaacgagtgaccatcactcaaaaaattgattttgtcatttggaagttgtagttgctgggatttatagtttacctacaatcaactacaactcccaaactcaaggtcaatgcccaccaaacccttccaatattttctgttggacatgggagtcctgtgtgccaagtttggttcaattccatcgttgatggagttcagaatgctctttgattataggtgaactataaatcccagccactacaaaaaccaaatgacaaaatcataaatttttgagtggtggtcacaCCTTGTGTTGtgggacgttttgttgccaaatttggtgtgattttgttcattggttcttttgtttttaaggtactcattatgcacagagcatacaatataatactactaataatatgatattatagttatatatttgatattacatgtaatattactaataatattacaatataatggtatagtacaatatagtaatacataatactgatattttactatgctaacaatataatatattgtatgtatatatatcttactagcggttccctgccacgcgttgctgtggcccagtctgttgatctggaaaataaagtaatgggaaagtgttggtttctaatatatgtaatgtctttatgcttgtgggtaaacagcacttcttgcagtttctttgccagtgttgatgtggagagtgtctggtttgcctactctggaacatgcagcatatcattgtccttctttaggggtctctttcaaatctatgatactatatctgtttgTGAGAGAgataatcatatctatctatatttatgactggatggctctgattacattactagaaatcccaaatgtctatttcctccaaactccatctgtgttcatatttgggcatatggaatattcgtgccaagtttggcccaattccatcattggtggagttcagaatgctctttgattgtaggtaaactataaatcccagcaacgacaattcccaaatgacaaaatcatattttttttagtggaggacatacattgggttgttaggtgtcttgtgtccaaatttggtgtcaattcccccagtggtttttgagttctgatggtaacacaaatgaacattacatttttatttatatagataagccgctttgagtcctcttcgggctgagaaggatggcatagaaatgccgtaaataaataaataaacaaactgatgacactggagacaagatggagctgtcttcctggcccctctcttcactctgtatAGCACTGCTCTGCCAAGCCTGTGACGTAGAAGGGTGGACGAGGCTCATGAGCTTGTGATGGACTTGGCCTGAGTGCCCGCCTGCTTCCTCCTGCCTCTCTCCCGCCCATCCAGGTTGCACGACCAGATGATCAAGCTCAACCAGAGCCTCCACCGGCTGCAGGTGGCCTGGAGGGAGGCCCAGCAGAGCTCCAGCCCCTCGGCGGACAACCTTCGGGAGCAGTTTGAGCGCCTCATGACCATCTATCTCTCCACCAAGGCGGCCATGACGGAGCCCCAGATGCTGCAGAACTGCCTCCACCTGCAGGTCTCCATGGCGGTCCTCCTGGTCCAGCTGGCCATCGGGAACCGGGGGCCGGAGCTCGTGGACCTGACCTTCCCCCTGCCGGACGTGAAGTACAGCGTCCTGGCCTACGTCCCGGGTGAGTGGCACTGGGttttaagttgttgttttatgtgCTGTTGGTGGTCCAatcggttaaacccttgcgctggcaggactgtaagaccaacaggttggaggcttgaatccagggagagtgcggatgagctccctctgtcagctccagctccttgtgcagggtcatgagagaagcctcccacaaggatggtaaaacatccgggcaccgtctttggagatggccaattctttcacaccagaagcgacttgcagttcctcaagtcgctcctgatgtgaaaaaaaagttttgttggttttacttttttgtacTGTGCTGtgtgtttgaatccagggagagtgcagacgagctccctctgtcagctccagctccccatgcagggtcatgagagaagcctcccacaaggatggtaaaacatccgggcaccgtctttggagatggccaattctttcacaccagaagcgacttgcagttcctcaagtcactcctgatgtgaaaaaaatgtgttgttgtttttacttttttgtattgtactgtgtgtttattttatgtgttgtttttaggCCCCTTGTATCATATATAAGCCgcctcaagtcccttcggggagatggggtaaaaaataaagttgttattattattgttattattattattcctgtagCCAGTGGGctgccacagggagaagggcatGCTCTCTAGGAGTACTAGGTTATTCCTCTTTGACCCTATGGACGGCCTGTTCTGCCTAGCAGTTGATCAAGAGCCAAGCACAGCTGGCAAGCCACTCCACAGGAGAACTGAAGCTCTCTGCTCTGATCCTCTCTAAGGTTGAATGTGGCTGGATGGCACCTAGGTGATAGAGCAAAGGCCCAAGCATTCCTTTCTCTGGACTGGGGCTGAATGACTCATTGTGGTGTTAGCCAATCTTTGGTCTGGATGGGCTGAAAGGCATGTCTGTAAACACGCAAGGGCAGGCTGTGGCTTGCTAAAGTGGCTCTGAAGCAGAGGGTGGCCTcctttttagaaagaaaaaggaaatcagCTTGATTTGGagcaaccataataataataataataataataataataataataataataataatacatcacacagtcctaagcgcttgggaagggttcgacttgtgattttgtgataggaaatccagcatgtatatattttctgtgatatactgtgtttttgtctcagtaaagtaataaataataataataataataataataatacacacagtcctaaacacttgggatgtgttcaacttgtggttttgtgatacgaaatccagcatatacacacacacacacacacacacacacaaatatatacacatacataattttctgtgtcatgctgtgtttttgtgccagtataataataataataataataataataataataataatacatcacacagtcctaaagtaataataataataataataataataataataataatacatcacacagtcctaaacgcttgggaagtgttcaattccagcatatatatatatatatatatatatatatatatagttttctgtgtcatactgtgtttttgtgccagtaaaataataataataacaacaacaataatacatcacacagtcttaaaataataataataataataataataataataataataatagatcacacagtcctaaacacttgggaagtgttcgattctAGCAGatatatattgttttctgtgtcatactgtgtttttgtatcagtaaaatattattattattaatacatcacacagtcctaaacacttgggaacaaaattaaaaacataatagcctataacaataaaatcaaaacaattaaaaacaccgCAAGctataaaaacatcattaaaaaccAAGCTCAACAACCAGTAACCAGGACAAGGGCACGATTGAACTAGAGAGGGTTGTGCATGGGCTTGTGTGAAAAACAGACTAATAGGGCCAGGAGTAAAGTGTTGAAAACTTTACTCCTGTGGCGGGGTTATCGGTAAATAGGGGTGGGCGTTCATAAACAGGAACTTTTATTGAAAAGCAATGCAGAAATGTTTCTACAAATGGTCCTCCTCCACGTTTTGCGTTCCGGTGTGTAAtcacctcatgtaagccgccccgagtccccttggggagatggtggcggggtataaataaagtattgttattattattattattatgagacatGGGGGCTCATTTGAGGTCTGGTGTCCGCAGAGTTCTTTGCCGACAACTTGGGCGACTTCTTCATCTTCCTGCGCCGCTTCGCTGACGACCTTCTAGAGACCTCAGCTGACCTCCTGGAACAAGTTCTTCATTTTGTGACCATTTTCACTGGAGATGTAGACAGGTAAAGGCCTCTCTCGCCATCCAGGTCTAGCGAAGCTGAGTGTGGAAGGgctggagatggagagagatggagcTCCTAGCAGGGATTACAAGTTGCtgcagaaaggaggaggagaaacctGGGAAAATGGGCTGGTCTTGAGGTATCCCTGATTGGCCTGATACCTTTGCCTGTCACGGCTGCTGTTCTCTCGTCCTTGTTCCTTAAGAAACTGGGGGCATGTGGCTTGTCCTCCCAGGAGACTGTGTCTCCCTCCCAGCCTTTTTACAGGGAGAATCTTgtaatgtacagcagagtaaccataatcagcagcagcatgacccagcaccagcagTCCAAAGTgaccaaaagaacaaaaacacacaaaccaatgttctctcttccataggaggcttttctttgcagtaaaataatatggttgcactatttacaagaactaagtttccacaacacaaataaaattctaaatacttccttctttgcttccatgctgggcttcttcctcatgcagtagctttttacacacagcagcctttatactAGAGCTTTACACAGGAGGCCTAcaacctggagcttctctcactgaagcttctcacactagGCCCCCTCACACTcagccttctcatagactaaagCCTACCTCACGCTGTATAAGCCCACCTCACACAAAGGCTTCTCTCAGAGACTAAGGCTGACCTCACACCATGAGGCcttttctcacagactgagaccatTCTCCCACTGaagtttacctcagactgatggctactaagctacaggaacacctgcttatatagaactgcagatTAATAGCTtagctctcacagagcctcttctcacactaaacTTACACAGGGGCTGTCACACTGGAACTTTGACCTGGGGCGTCTCTCACCGAAACTTCTCTCACTGAgatctacctcacactgaggcctactaacactgagacctacctcacactgaggcctaactcacactgaggcctactaagctacaggcatgcctgcttatatagaactgcagcttaatagctttgctctcacagagcctcttctcacactaaacttacactggagctttacacacaggGGCCGTCACACTGGAGCTTTAACCTGGGTCTTCTttcactgaggcctacctcacactgaggcctactaacactgaggcctacctcacactgaggcctactaatctACAGACACCCCTGTTTATATTAAACTGcaacttttgctgagtcattgcatccatttaaccctttcagtgcttgactcagaTATTTGTAATTAATAACACCTAGTTAAAAGTGCA
This portion of the Anolis sagrei isolate rAnoSag1 chromosome 7, rAnoSag1.mat, whole genome shotgun sequence genome encodes:
- the UBE4A gene encoding ubiquitin conjugation factor E4 A; this encodes MTDRENNNSSGGISRNPFAALFGSVADAELFAQSQQQRQASHAPVEEASASQDDSDNSVSESLDDCDYSVAEISRSFRSQQELCEQLNINHMIQRIFLITLDNSDPSLKSGNGIPARCVYLEEMANDLEDQDWLDMENVEQALFNRLLLQEPGNHLINMTSAGIQNLSAERDAGEKHILRYLFACFQRAKEEITKVPENLLPFAVRCRNLTVSNTRTVFLTPEIYVNQNVYEQLLDLMLESLRGAYFEEVTEFLEEVIEVIVADEEVRTFEEVMVPVFDILLGRIRELHLCQILLYSYLDLILYFTRQKEIAAIFVEYIQPKDPANGQLYQKTLLGALLSISCLLKTPGVVENHGYFLNPSRSSPQEIKVQESNIHQFMAQFHEKIYQVLKNLLQLSPQTKHRILSWLGNCLQANAGRTKIWANQMPEIFFQMYASDAFFLNLGAALLRLCQPFCKPRSPRLLTFDPTYCALKELNEEEQKSRNVHIRGLEKETCLIPSTVEPEFAPSYNLVTENLVLTQYTLHLGFHRLHDQMIKLNQSLHRLQVAWREAQQSSSPSADNLREQFERLMTIYLSTKAAMTEPQMLQNCLHLQVSMAVLLVQLAIGNRGPELVDLTFPLPDVKYSVLAYVPEFFADNLGDFFIFLRRFADDLLETSADLLEQVLHFVTIFTGDVDRMKNPHLRAKLAEVLEAVMPHLDQAQTPLLSSVFHRKRVFCSYPHAAYLAEALIKVFVDIEFTGDPHQFEQKFNYRRPMYPILRYMWGTDSYRESIKALAGYASENLEAMNPPLFLRFLNLLMNDAIFLLDEAIQYLSKIKIQQIEKDRGEWDGLSPEARREKEASLQMFGQLARFHNIMSNETIGTLAFLTSEIKSLFVHPFLAERIISMLNYFLQHLVGPKMGALKVKDFSEFDFKPQQLVSDICTIYLNLGDEENFCATVPKDGRSYSPTLFAQTVRVLKKINKPGNMIVAFSNLAEQIKSLADRQLQEEETYADACDEFLDPIMSTLMTDPVLLPSSRVTVDRSTIARHLLSDQTDPFNRSPLTMDQIRPNTELKERIQTWLAQRKKEKEQAGGVVL